The following coding sequences are from one Peromyscus eremicus chromosome X, PerEre_H2_v1, whole genome shotgun sequence window:
- the Hmgn5 gene encoding high mobility group nucleosome-binding domain-containing protein 5: MPKRKAAGDASQEPKRRSARLSAMPVPFTPPELKPKRASTPRKVKTTNVVVEENKDAAAITIPEPKPEDVKEECNMENAENGEAQMMEAPVPKMEAEEVKEQMNEDTEEDGGEKKEAEAAEGKEEELEENVQNIEKDETGKEDKDDGEEVKDGEREEVLEEKIDAAESEAAKEDKDAEEKGDDKEEDDKEEGEGKKEEEKDDKEEEAEAEEEVKEQEEKEEAEGRKFEGEKEEETKEDGKEGQSEEEGKEKDDGKDEDRKEEGGEEKEVAGEGNDENKVEAEKEAENQDFQQDEEEEGSLHIV, translated from the exons GCTGCAGGTGATGCCAGTCAGGAG CCAAAGAGAAGATCAGCCCGACTGTCTGCT ATGCCTGTGCCCTTTACACCACCAGAGTTGAAACCTAAAAGAGCATCGACTCCAAGG AAAGTGAAGACCACAAATGTTGTTgtggaagaaaacaaagatgCAGCTGCCATAACAATTCCTGAACCCAAGCCAGAAGATGTTAAAGAAGAGTGCAACATGGAAAATGCCGAAAACGGAGAAGCCCAAATGATGGAG GCACCCGTTCCTAAAATGGAAGCTGAGGAAGTAAAGGAACAGATGAATGAAGACACTGAAGAAGacggaggagaaaagaaagaagcagaagcagcagaaggaaaggaggaggagctaGAAGAAAATGTCCAAAATATCGAGAAGGATGAAACTGGAAAAGAGGACAAAGATGATGGTGAGGAGGTGaaagatggagaaagggaagaagtcctggaagagaaaatCGATGCGGCAGAAAGTGAGGCTGCAAAGGAGGACAAGGatgctgaagagaaaggagacgATAAGGAAGAAGACgacaaagaggaaggggaagggaagaaggaagaagagaaagatgacAAAGAAGAGGAGGCTGAAGCGGAGGAAGAAGTGAAAgaacaggaggagaaagaagaagcgGAAGGCAGAAAATtcgaaggagaaaaagaagaggaaactaAGGAAGACGGGAAGGAAGGCCAGAGTGAGGAAGAGGGCAAGGAGAAAGATGACGGGAAAGACGAAgatagaaaggaggaaggaggagaagaaaaagaggttGCAGGGGAAGGAAATGATGAAAACAAGGTGGAGGCTGAAAAAGAAGCTGAAAACCAAGATTTCCaacaagatgaagaagaagaggggtctctgcacattgtctaa